From one Pseudomonas fluorescens genomic stretch:
- a CDS encoding S41 family peptidase, whose translation MLQSPRLTSLALTIAMVLGASLARAAEPAKPAAIPATTVSAPSAKAPLPLEELRTFAEVMDRIKAAYVEPVDDKTLLENAIKGMLSNLDPHSAYLGPEDFLELQESTSGEFGGLGIEVGMEDGFIKVVSPIDETPASRAGIEAGDLIVKINGQPTRGQTMTEAVDKMRGKVGEKITLTLVRDGGNPFDVTLARAVIQVKSVKSQMLEDGYGYIRITQFQVKTGEEVGKALAKLRKDNGKKMRGLVLDLRNNPGGVLQSAVEVADHFLTKGLIVYTKGRIANSELRFSADPADASEGVPLVVLINGGSASASEIVAGALQDQKRGVLMGTDSFGKGSVQTVLPLNNDRALKITTALYFTPNGRSIQAQGIVPDIEVRRAKITAEQDGENFKEADLQGHLGNGNGGADRPSGKGASAKPRPQDDDYQLSQALSLLKGLSITQGK comes from the coding sequence ATGCTGCAATCGCCTCGCCTCACCTCGCTGGCCCTGACCATCGCCATGGTCCTCGGCGCGTCCCTGGCCCGCGCGGCCGAGCCGGCCAAGCCCGCCGCGATTCCAGCGACGACGGTCTCGGCACCCTCGGCCAAGGCACCGTTGCCGCTGGAAGAGCTGCGCACCTTCGCCGAGGTCATGGACCGCATCAAGGCCGCCTATGTCGAACCGGTAGACGACAAGACCCTGCTGGAAAACGCCATCAAGGGCATGCTCAGCAACCTTGATCCGCACTCCGCCTACCTCGGCCCGGAAGATTTCCTCGAGCTGCAAGAGAGCACCAGCGGCGAGTTCGGCGGCCTGGGCATCGAAGTGGGCATGGAAGACGGCTTCATCAAGGTGGTCTCACCGATCGACGAGACCCCGGCCTCGCGCGCTGGCATCGAAGCTGGCGACCTGATCGTCAAGATCAACGGCCAGCCGACCCGCGGCCAGACCATGACCGAAGCGGTCGACAAGATGCGCGGCAAAGTCGGCGAGAAAATCACCCTGACCCTGGTGCGCGACGGCGGCAACCCGTTCGATGTCACCCTTGCGCGCGCGGTCATCCAGGTCAAGAGCGTCAAGAGCCAGATGCTCGAAGACGGCTACGGCTACATCCGCATCACCCAGTTCCAGGTCAAGACCGGCGAAGAAGTCGGCAAGGCCCTGGCCAAGCTGCGCAAGGACAACGGCAAGAAAATGCGCGGCCTGGTCCTGGACCTGCGCAACAACCCGGGCGGCGTGCTGCAATCGGCCGTGGAAGTGGCCGACCACTTCCTGACCAAAGGCCTGATTGTCTATACCAAGGGCCGTATCGCCAACTCCGAGCTGCGCTTCTCTGCCGACCCGGCCGACGCCAGCGAAGGCGTGCCATTGGTAGTGCTGATCAACGGCGGCAGCGCCTCGGCTTCAGAAATTGTCGCCGGCGCCTTGCAAGACCAGAAACGCGGCGTGTTGATGGGCACCGACAGCTTCGGCAAAGGCTCGGTGCAAACCGTATTGCCGCTGAACAACGACCGCGCGCTGAAGATCACCACCGCGCTGTACTTCACCCCCAACGGCCGCTCGATCCAGGCCCAGGGCATCGTCCCGGACATCGAGGTGCGCCGCGCCAAGATCACCGCCGAGCAGGACGGCGAAAACTTCAAGGAAGCCGACCTGCAAGGCCACCTGGGCAACGGCAACGGCGGCGCCGACCGGCCATCGGGCAAAGGCGCCAGTGCCAAGCCACGCCCACAGGATGATGATTACCAGCTCAGCCAGGCTCTGAGCCTGCTCAAGGGCCTGAGCATCACCCAGGGTAAATAA
- a CDS encoding divergent polysaccharide deacetylase family protein: MRYLLLALLYLMSGVALAAPAQTGKAYLTLIIDDLGQNPARDSRTLALPGPVTLAIMPDTPHATDFARQAHRAGKTVILHMPMDPATGPYAWHPGTPLPELERRLNAALDKVPYAAGINNHMGSRMTAEPAAMAWLMGELQRRGLFFVDSRTSAATVAAKSAQNISLASVSRDVFLDDVRTTEAIAGQLQQGIALARKQGTAVLIGHPYPQTLEVLERELPRLKAQGIEWIEIHQMIAERSNRAMPAHGKQGLYTPARTHP, encoded by the coding sequence ATGCGTTACCTGCTGTTGGCCCTGTTGTACCTGATGAGCGGCGTCGCCCTGGCGGCGCCGGCTCAAACGGGCAAGGCGTACCTGACACTGATCATCGACGACTTGGGACAGAACCCTGCGCGTGACTCACGCACCCTGGCCCTGCCCGGCCCGGTGACCCTGGCGATCATGCCCGACACACCCCATGCCACCGACTTCGCCCGCCAAGCCCATCGCGCCGGCAAGACGGTGATCCTGCACATGCCCATGGACCCGGCCACCGGCCCTTACGCCTGGCATCCCGGCACGCCACTGCCGGAGCTGGAGCGCCGGCTCAACGCGGCGCTCGACAAAGTCCCCTACGCCGCCGGCATCAACAACCACATGGGCAGCCGCATGACCGCCGAGCCCGCGGCCATGGCCTGGTTGATGGGCGAACTGCAGCGCCGCGGCCTGTTCTTCGTCGACAGCCGCACCAGCGCCGCCACGGTAGCCGCCAAATCCGCGCAGAACATCAGCCTGGCCAGCGTGTCGCGGGATGTTTTTCTCGATGACGTGCGCACCACCGAAGCCATCGCCGGCCAACTGCAACAGGGCATCGCCCTGGCGCGCAAGCAGGGCACGGCGGTACTGATCGGCCATCCGTATCCACAGACCCTGGAAGTGCTTGAGCGCGAACTGCCCAGGCTCAAGGCCCAAGGTATCGAATGGATAGAGATTCACCAGATGATCGCCGAGCGCAGCAACCGCGCCATGCCAGCGCATGGCAAGCAGGGCCTCTACACCCCTGCTCGCACACACCCATAA